One Fusarium musae strain F31 chromosome 6, whole genome shotgun sequence DNA segment encodes these proteins:
- a CDS encoding hypothetical protein (EggNog:ENOG41) has product MTLSSSSTHDNPPPLTSPSTSITAAVPSWLPQHKPAKQRMALSLKNLMGSVLGGGSAKQDTKPSSSELFAKTDPKVDGEECLHDCENCSVRYPRGFKIEEDDVLYGLVEPWSTHLLVGTGKTDWVRDVADEKGSVMEAFSKAAEPANGKLKLSASNMPTPHDTDDYSEPTTLLLLPAFKLLNNVHPLSVPQIVTQVINRAPTSTSPLHPTPLPASLPSPDPAAGIPDVSLKDCPHNAVILMCSHRTRDVRCAQSAPILRKEFERQLRPLGLYRDLHDERPGGVGIYYISHVGGHKYSANVMIYRRPNAFGLDDPVPAQQNGTNGVEKNGNGTNGSAEESVGASQGIWLARVMPEDCENLIRYTVLRGKVVKPERQLRGGFDRGRGVMSW; this is encoded by the exons ATGACCctatcatcctcatccacacACGACAACCCCCCTCCTCTTACCTCCCCTTCAACCTCCATAACAGCCGCTGTACCGTCCTGGCTTCCGCAGCACAAGCCCGCAAAGCAGAGAATGGCCCTCTCACTAAAGAACCTCATGGGCTCCGTGCTTGGCGGAGGATCTGCAAAGCAGGACACCAAGCCCTCGTCTTCGGAGCTTTTCGCCAAGACGGATCCAAAAGTAGATGGCGAGGAATGCCTACACGACTGTGAAAACTGCTCCGTGAGGTATCCTCGAGGcttcaagattgaggaggatgatgtgCTGTACGGACTTGTCGAGCCTTGGAGTACGCATCTCCTTGTTGGAACAGGCAAGACGGACTGGGTGAGGGATGTGGCGGATGAAAAGGGGAGTGTAATGGAGGCTTTTTCTAAGGCCGCGGAGCCTGCGAATGGG AAACTCAAGCTTTCGGCATCCAATATGCCGACGCCTCATGACACAGATGACTACTCTGAGCCCACAACTCTTTTACTGCTGCCAGCCTTCAAGCTTCTTAACAATGTCCACCCTCTCAGTGTGCCTCAGATTGTCACCCAGGTTATCAACCGGGCACCGACCAGCACTTCTCCCCTTCACCCCACGCCGCTCCCGGCCTCTCTTCCGTCTCCCGACCCGGCGGCCGGGATCCCGGATGTGTCTCTGAAGGACTGCCCTCACAACGCTGTGATTCTTATGTGCAGTCACCGAACACGCGATGTGCGTTGTGCACAGAGTGCGCCGATTCTGAGAAAAGAGTTTGAGCGCCAGCTAAGGCCGTTGGGTCTGTATCGAGACTTGCATGATGAGAGGCCTGGCGGTGTTGGTATCTACTACATCAGCCATGTGGGAGGACACAAGTACTCTGCCAACGTCATGATCTACCGACGGCCGAATGCGTTTGGTCTGGATGATCCGGTTCCTGCGCAGCAGAATGGCACAAATGGCGTCGAGAAGAACGGCAATGGTACGAACGGTTCAGCAGAGGAGAGTGTGGGCGCATCGCAGGGCATCTGGTTGGCACGCGTCATGCCTGAAGATTGTGAAAACTTGATCCGATATACAGTCTTGAGAGGCAAGGTGGTCAAGCCTGAGCGTCAGCTACGAGGCGGATTTGATCGTGGCCGAGGCGTCATGAGTTGGTGA